In a single window of the Nodularia spumigena CCY9414 genome:
- a CDS encoding DUF4112 domain-containing protein, protein MPDSYPRFSDIDTNAPALKLKRLRQLSRILDKAVTVPGTPIHIGLDPLIGFLPIGGDILGIILSSYIVIEAAKLGVPKSTLSRMILNVIIDGLVGTVPVIGDLFDFAWTANEYNIKLLEEHLQFPLSQKL, encoded by the coding sequence ATGCCTGATTCTTATCCACGGTTTTCTGATATTGATACTAACGCTCCAGCACTCAAATTAAAACGCCTGCGTCAACTTAGTCGCATCCTCGATAAAGCTGTAACTGTTCCCGGAACCCCAATTCACATTGGTTTAGATCCCCTTATCGGATTTTTACCTATTGGTGGTGACATTTTGGGAATTATCCTTTCTAGCTACATTGTCATAGAAGCCGCTAAACTAGGTGTACCTAAATCTACTTTGAGCCGAATGATCTTGAATGTGATCATCGATGGTTTGGTAGGCACTGTCCCAGTCATTGGAGATTTATTTGATTTCGCTTGGACAGCCAATGAGTATAATATCAAACTATTAGAAGAACATTTACAGTTCCCCCTGAGCCAAAAACTCTAG
- a CDS encoding AAA family ATPase, with amino-acid sequence MKVKRLKMQSFRGIGDLTLDFNQNEPTILIGINGVGKSSIIECLAILLSRFTSSIQHSTPSGRLFTEEDITNGEKETHNEVNISFDSEEITWSLTKVKKGRNKDTSSNLSAMTKVAENIKENLHISHIFNIPIVVYYSTNRAVLDIPLKIRTKHSFEQIDAYENALTGNAITGLGSEFRIFFEWFRRQEDLENELRLENNAAYRDKQLEAVRQAISSLIPDFSNLRVRRSPLRMTLQKQGEELIVNQLSDGEKCLLAMVGDLARRLAIANPGLPDPLQGSGIILIDEIELHLHPKWQRGIIPDLTRTFPNCQFIVTTHSPQVISDVKPEGIYLLEKTDQGVIAKQPESSFGRDSNRILEDLMDVPERPQEIKDSLLELFRMIDAGNLESARNLRQQLANEIGIDEPEFVKADVLIRRKEILNR; translated from the coding sequence ATGAAAGTCAAGCGCCTAAAAATGCAATCCTTCCGTGGAATCGGCGATTTGACGTTGGATTTTAATCAAAATGAACCAACAATACTTATTGGTATTAACGGTGTAGGTAAATCGAGTATTATTGAGTGTCTCGCTATTCTTTTGTCACGTTTTACTAGCTCTATTCAACACTCTACGCCTTCAGGAAGACTCTTTACAGAAGAAGATATTACTAATGGAGAGAAGGAAACACATAACGAGGTTAATATTTCATTTGATTCTGAAGAAATAACATGGTCTTTGACAAAAGTCAAAAAAGGACGTAATAAAGATACTAGCAGTAACCTATCAGCTATGACAAAGGTTGCTGAAAATATAAAAGAAAACTTACATATATCTCATATATTTAATATTCCTATTGTAGTTTATTACTCGACGAATCGTGCAGTTTTAGATATTCCATTAAAGATTCGGACAAAGCATTCATTTGAACAAATAGATGCCTATGAAAATGCCCTGACAGGAAACGCAATTACTGGATTAGGAAGTGAGTTTAGAATTTTCTTTGAATGGTTTAGAAGACAAGAAGATTTAGAGAATGAATTGCGTCTAGAAAATAATGCTGCTTATAGGGATAAGCAATTAGAAGCTGTGAGACAAGCCATATCTTCACTGATTCCAGATTTTTCTAACTTACGGGTACGGCGTTCTCCCTTAAGAATGACTTTACAAAAACAAGGCGAAGAACTTATAGTTAATCAGCTATCTGATGGTGAGAAATGCTTGCTGGCAATGGTGGGAGATTTAGCTAGACGTTTAGCAATTGCTAATCCTGGTTTACCTGACCCATTGCAAGGTAGTGGTATTATTTTAATTGATGAAATTGAACTGCATTTACACCCTAAATGGCAAAGAGGAATTATTCCAGATTTAACAAGAACATTTCCTAATTGTCAATTTATTGTTACTACTCATTCCCCCCAAGTAATTAGTGATGTGAAACCAGAAGGAATTTATCTTTTAGAAAAAACAGATCAAGGTGTTATCGCCAAACAACCAGAAAGTTCCTTTGGGAGAGATAGCAATCGTATTTTAGAAGACTTGATGGATGTTCCTGAACGTCCACAGGAAATTAAAGACAGTCTTTTAGAACTGTTTAGAATGATTGATGCCGGTAATTTGGAAAGTGCTAGGAATTTACGTCAACAGTTAGCGAATGAAATTGGAATAGATGAACCAGAGTTTGTGAAAGCAGATGTACTCATCCGACGCAAGGAAATTCTCAATCGATGA
- a CDS encoding YihY/virulence factor BrkB family protein, with the protein MPKTRFITFFRHLNWRTLKNTFTRTMERRLLGLGSEIAFTTMLSLFPAILALLTAIGLFEESLQETFKQLAAQFSQVAPKEVLDLVRDFTTREITESRNGGLFSLSFAIAIWTASGAISTAMAAFDQIHQIPSEKQRPFWKAKLVSLGLTIATILLFVFASFLVFISDLLLGMVVNETSSLIFLLHLWQLLRWPLALGIIATAFSLVYRYGPSVWNSGTPMMPGAISASVSWAILSALFRTYVANFGNYNKVYGAVGAVIVLMLWLWMSAAVMLIGDQLNVSVGEKMHSMDKQLEN; encoded by the coding sequence ATGCCAAAGACTCGTTTTATCACTTTCTTTCGCCACCTGAATTGGCGCACCCTGAAAAATACTTTTACTAGAACAATGGAAAGGCGACTTTTGGGGCTTGGCTCAGAAATTGCCTTTACTACCATGTTATCGTTGTTTCCGGCGATTCTCGCCCTGCTGACAGCTATCGGCTTATTTGAAGAATCTTTGCAAGAGACTTTTAAACAACTGGCGGCTCAATTCAGTCAAGTTGCACCCAAAGAAGTGCTAGATTTAGTTCGTGATTTTACGACTAGAGAAATTACCGAATCGAGAAACGGTGGCTTGTTTTCTCTGAGCTTTGCGATCGCCATTTGGACTGCTTCTGGGGCGATAAGTACCGCAATGGCTGCTTTTGATCAAATTCATCAAATTCCCTCCGAGAAACAGCGCCCTTTTTGGAAAGCCAAACTTGTCTCCCTCGGATTAACCATCGCGACTATCTTACTGTTTGTCTTCGCTTCTTTCCTGGTGTTTATCAGCGACCTACTATTAGGAATGGTAGTCAATGAAACGAGTTCTTTAATTTTCTTACTGCATCTTTGGCAACTGTTACGCTGGCCTTTGGCACTGGGTATAATTGCCACCGCCTTTAGCTTAGTCTACCGCTATGGCCCCAGTGTCTGGAATTCTGGTACACCAATGATGCCTGGTGCTATATCAGCCTCTGTCTCCTGGGCAATTCTCTCAGCCTTATTTCGGACTTATGTAGCGAATTTCGGCAACTATAACAAAGTTTATGGGGCTGTGGGTGCGGTGATAGTTTTAATGCTGTGGCTGTGGATGAGTGCGGCGGTAATGCTCATCGGCGACCAATTAAATGTGAGCGTGGGTGAAAAGATGCATTCAATGGACAAGCAATTAGAAAATTAA
- the pcrA gene encoding DNA helicase PcrA: MTTTIDFLSHLNPSQRQAVEHYCGPLLVVAGAGSGKTRALTYRIANLILKHGVYPEHILAVTFTNKAAREMKERIQRLFGEDLAMKKHGQKFDLLTEYQQMQLRSQVYKNTIKDLWCGTFHSLFSKILRFDIDKYQDEKGRRWTRNFSIFDESDVISLMKEIVNKQLNLDDKKFDARSVRYAISNAKNQGFSPQEFEREQPNYRGRVIAQVYNCYQEKLAENNALDFDDLILVPTRLFQQNDQVLDYWHRKFNHILVDEYQDTNRTQYDLIRLLVTNGEESKSAWEWQNRSVFVVGDADQSIYSFRMADVTILLEFQQDFGDGLADDDTRSMVKLEENYRSCENILQAANELIENNTQRIDKVLKPTRGSGEQIYCHKADNEIEEAEFVIGQIRNLAQQNPELDWGSFAILYRTNAQSRPFEELLVRYQIPYTVVGGMKFYDRKEIKDIIAYLRAIANPADTVSLLRVINTPRRGIGKATIESLVNASYELGTPLWEILSDETSVNTLAGRSAKAVNNFAKMINTCKAQAARVPVSELLQELLNESGYIQDLQNQGTDEAEDRIQNVQELYNAVLQFQEESEDVSLTAFLQSSALSSDLDNLKDGQKAVSLMTLHSSKGLEFPVVFLVGLEQGLFPNYRSINNPESLEEERRLCYVGITRAQERLYISHARERRLYGSREPAMRSQFLDELPEELLNTRNKGRHTQTKTAAKAGGKPYTPHNWQVGDRVLHKSFGIGEITHVFGQDNKVSVAVKFASLGQKIVDPRIAQLQRVD; encoded by the coding sequence GGGGAAAACACGAGCGCTGACTTATCGTATTGCTAATCTGATTCTCAAACACGGTGTATATCCTGAGCATATCCTGGCTGTTACCTTCACGAACAAAGCCGCACGGGAAATGAAGGAACGCATTCAAAGGCTGTTTGGTGAAGATTTGGCGATGAAAAAACATGGTCAAAAATTTGATTTGTTGACAGAATACCAGCAAATGCAGTTGCGATCGCAAGTCTACAAAAATACCATCAAAGACTTGTGGTGTGGCACTTTTCACAGTTTATTCTCTAAAATTCTCCGGTTTGATATCGACAAATACCAAGACGAAAAAGGCAGACGTTGGACTCGCAATTTCTCGATTTTTGACGAATCCGATGTGATCAGTCTGATGAAAGAAATTGTTAATAAGCAGCTAAATTTAGACGATAAAAAATTTGATGCTCGTTCTGTGCGCTACGCCATCAGTAACGCCAAAAACCAAGGCTTTTCACCCCAGGAGTTCGAGCGCGAACAGCCGAATTATCGGGGAAGAGTCATCGCCCAAGTTTATAATTGCTATCAGGAAAAGTTAGCAGAAAATAACGCTCTCGATTTTGATGATTTAATTCTCGTCCCTACCAGATTATTTCAGCAAAATGACCAGGTTTTAGATTATTGGCATCGCAAGTTTAACCATATCCTGGTAGATGAATATCAAGATACTAACCGCACCCAGTATGATTTAATTCGGCTGTTGGTGACTAATGGCGAAGAAAGCAAGAGTGCATGGGAATGGCAAAATCGCTCTGTGTTTGTGGTGGGTGATGCGGATCAGTCGATTTACAGTTTCCGAATGGCTGATGTTACCATATTATTGGAATTTCAGCAAGACTTTGGCGATGGTTTAGCTGATGATGATACCCGCTCGATGGTGAAGCTAGAGGAAAATTATCGCTCTTGTGAGAATATTTTGCAAGCAGCTAATGAGTTAATTGAAAATAATACTCAACGCATTGATAAGGTTCTCAAACCGACGCGGGGAAGCGGTGAGCAGATTTATTGTCATAAAGCAGATAATGAAATTGAGGAAGCTGAGTTTGTGATTGGGCAAATTCGCAATTTAGCACAGCAAAATCCTGAGTTAGACTGGGGTAGCTTTGCCATACTTTATCGTACTAACGCCCAATCACGACCTTTTGAGGAATTGTTAGTCAGGTATCAAATTCCTTATACAGTGGTGGGAGGAATGAAGTTTTACGATCGCAAAGAAATTAAAGATATCATAGCTTATTTACGAGCGATCGCTAATCCTGCTGATACAGTCAGTTTATTACGAGTTATCAATACTCCCCGGCGCGGAATTGGTAAAGCCACCATTGAAAGCTTAGTTAACGCCTCCTATGAGTTGGGGACACCCCTGTGGGAAATACTCAGCGATGAAACATCAGTTAATACCTTAGCTGGACGTTCGGCTAAAGCTGTGAATAACTTTGCTAAAATGATCAACACCTGCAAAGCACAAGCCGCAAGGGTTCCAGTTTCCGAACTTTTACAAGAACTGTTAAATGAGTCTGGTTATATTCAAGACTTGCAAAATCAAGGTACAGATGAAGCCGAAGATCGAATTCAGAACGTCCAAGAACTTTACAACGCCGTACTGCAATTTCAAGAAGAAAGCGAAGACGTTTCTCTCACAGCTTTTCTGCAAAGTAGCGCCCTCAGTTCGGATTTAGATAATTTAAAGGACGGACAAAAAGCTGTATCTTTAATGACTCTGCACTCTTCCAAAGGTCTGGAATTTCCCGTAGTCTTTTTGGTGGGTTTGGAACAGGGATTATTTCCCAATTACCGTTCTATCAATAACCCAGAGTCCTTAGAAGAGGAACGCCGTTTGTGTTATGTGGGGATTACTCGCGCCCAAGAACGGTTATATATATCACACGCTCGTGAACGCCGTTTGTATGGTTCACGTGAACCGGCGATGCGATCGCAATTTCTGGACGAATTACCAGAAGAACTATTAAATACGCGGAATAAAGGTCGTCATACGCAGACGAAAACTGCTGCTAAGGCTGGCGGTAAGCCTTATACACCCCATAATTGGCAAGTAGGCGATCGCGTCTTACATAAATCCTTTGGTATAGGTGAAATTACGCACGTCTTCGGACAAGATAATAAGGTGTCTGTGGCGGTGAAATTTGCCAGTTTGGGACAGAAAATTGTTGACCCCAGAATAGCGCAGTTGCAAAGAGTTGACTAA
- a CDS encoding retron system putative HNH endonuclease: MKYIKKNREPEKFSSWKALENDDWKPSWDDNFQAPEKQIVHDALLQEQGYICCYCGMRITRKNSHIEHLQPRSAYPQLALEYTNFIASCQGESEEPPPIPVHCGHQKKYWYDERLMVSPLEINCADFFHYPASGEILPTDDSGKKAAAETTIEKLALNINKLQNMRKLAIDATLLGIEDLTDAEIQQLAQGYEEMDSNGQYTPFSAAIIYLLKNYF, translated from the coding sequence ATGAAGTATATCAAAAAAAATCGGGAGCCAGAAAAGTTTTCTAGTTGGAAAGCTTTAGAAAATGATGATTGGAAGCCTAGCTGGGATGATAATTTTCAAGCACCAGAAAAACAGATTGTACATGATGCTTTGCTACAAGAACAGGGTTATATCTGTTGCTATTGCGGAATGCGTATCACTAGAAAAAATAGCCATATAGAACATCTTCAGCCTCGCAGTGCTTATCCACAGTTGGCGCTGGAGTACACAAATTTTATTGCTTCATGTCAAGGAGAAAGTGAAGAACCTCCTCCTATTCCAGTACATTGTGGACATCAGAAAAAATATTGGTACGATGAGCGTTTAATGGTTTCGCCTCTGGAAATCAACTGTGCTGATTTTTTTCACTACCCTGCTTCTGGGGAAATTTTGCCAACAGATGATTCAGGTAAAAAAGCTGCTGCTGAAACAACAATTGAGAAGCTTGCACTTAACATTAACAAGCTGCAAAATATGCGAAAACTAGCAATCGATGCTACATTATTAGGTATTGAAGATTTAACTGATGCAGAAATACAGCAACTTGCTCAAGGTTATGAGGAAATGGATTCTAATGGGCAATATACGCCGTTTTCTGCGGCAATTATCTATTTACTCAAGAATTATTTTTAA
- a CDS encoding DUF389 domain-containing protein — translation MFRDWFADNLGVGQARKEQVYLEICSSLSLDDASYWIQVLFAAGIATLGLVLNSPAVIIGAMLISPLMGGILANGLALAAGDVILAMRSLLNLLLSCLVAISFAVLLVTLLPFKEITSEILARTRPNILDLVIALFSGAVGSVAICKEPRGVATSIPGVAIAVALMPPLCVVGYGIGVAISVNSTQGLQVASGGGLLFFTNLVAITFTAMLVFLGLHIDNDLVREKVREWRHTHPESVWVQSLLEKLPAYGKFRKIGSLPGRLLLIFITIGAIIFPLNRSLSQLGREIAQQQQDNRNRSSATDVWQKNFATFPNGEPRSFISNISTSEQNQKLTIQLQVFSSQQYSSEEQDSYIQQLAPRLGRPPELLALKLVEIPTASNELLRPVPKEPTPEPVLSIAQLQSSFLQEVQSALRDLRLPPPAEMLNYELITSPVVPLSIRVVYLSEREIDRDAQILVADSIRNRLNYESAQVSMQRIASNLGAISFEPEKSEIRSDDIKLLDRAGRILQQQPSLNLEMIVNQEEDELAEVVPERSQAIKAYLESQWQISSDRIDWQTGTESQRSAILQLTVKLPRKPVATLPKSR, via the coding sequence ATGTTTAGAGACTGGTTTGCCGATAACTTGGGAGTAGGTCAAGCTCGTAAAGAGCAAGTATATCTGGAAATATGCAGTTCACTCAGTTTGGATGATGCTAGTTATTGGATTCAAGTTCTGTTCGCGGCTGGTATTGCTACTCTGGGGCTAGTTCTGAATAGCCCAGCTGTAATCATTGGCGCGATGCTGATTTCTCCGTTAATGGGGGGGATTTTAGCCAATGGCCTCGCACTAGCTGCGGGTGATGTCATCTTAGCGATGCGCTCACTGCTGAATTTGTTATTGAGTTGTCTGGTGGCTATTTCCTTTGCTGTGTTACTGGTGACATTACTGCCATTTAAGGAAATTACCAGTGAGATTTTAGCTAGAACTCGGCCGAATATTCTGGATTTAGTTATCGCTCTATTTTCTGGTGCTGTGGGGTCTGTGGCCATTTGTAAGGAACCCAGAGGCGTGGCTACTTCCATTCCTGGTGTGGCGATCGCAGTGGCTTTAATGCCGCCATTATGCGTTGTGGGATATGGTATCGGGGTCGCTATCAGCGTCAATAGTACCCAAGGACTACAGGTAGCTAGTGGTGGTGGCTTACTTTTTTTCACCAATTTGGTAGCGATTACCTTCACTGCGATGCTGGTTTTTCTGGGATTGCATATTGATAATGATCTGGTCAGAGAAAAAGTGAGGGAATGGCGGCACACACATCCGGAGAGTGTCTGGGTTCAGAGTTTATTGGAGAAACTACCTGCTTATGGCAAATTCAGGAAAATTGGCTCGCTTCCAGGGAGATTATTGCTAATTTTTATTACCATTGGCGCGATTATCTTCCCACTCAATCGCTCTTTGAGTCAACTGGGACGGGAAATTGCTCAACAGCAACAGGATAATCGTAACCGGAGTTCGGCGACGGATGTCTGGCAGAAAAATTTTGCAACTTTTCCCAATGGTGAACCACGTTCTTTTATCAGCAATATCTCGACATCAGAACAAAATCAGAAGCTGACAATTCAACTTCAGGTGTTTTCGAGTCAGCAATATTCATCAGAAGAACAGGATAGCTATATTCAACAGCTAGCCCCCCGTTTGGGAAGACCTCCAGAATTATTAGCACTGAAGCTGGTGGAAATTCCTACTGCTTCAAATGAACTGTTACGCCCCGTACCGAAGGAACCAACTCCTGAACCAGTTTTAAGCATCGCTCAATTACAATCAAGTTTTTTGCAAGAAGTTCAATCTGCTCTGCGTGATTTGAGACTTCCCCCACCAGCAGAAATGCTGAATTACGAGTTAATCACTAGTCCGGTTGTACCTTTAAGCATCCGGGTGGTGTATCTGAGTGAACGGGAGATTGATAGAGATGCTCAAATTTTAGTGGCCGATAGTATCAGAAATCGCCTAAATTACGAGTCGGCTCAAGTGAGTATGCAGAGAATCGCCAGTAATCTCGGAGCTATATCCTTTGAGCCGGAGAAATCAGAAATTAGATCAGATGATATTAAATTATTAGACCGTGCTGGCCGAATTTTACAGCAACAGCCTAGTTTAAACCTGGAAATGATTGTTAATCAGGAAGAAGACGAGTTAGCAGAAGTTGTCCCTGAGCGATCGCAAGCCATTAAAGCATATCTGGAATCACAGTGGCAAATTAGTAGCGATCGCATCGACTGGCAAACAGGAACAGAGTCTCAACGTAGCGCCATACTCCAACTTACGGTAAAATTACCGAGAAAACCAGTGGCAACTCTGCCCAAATCCCGTTAA
- a CDS encoding metallophosphoesterase family protein, with protein sequence MNLKRRQFLFLGSLGTISTGLVGWKLAHQNHYIANIANSAVIAATPPKKDLLLRFTSVADTGTGAKGQYAVAGAMNYYHQKNPYDLVVLAGDNIYNDGEIEKIGAVFERPYQELLTQGVKFHACLGNHDIRTENGDPQIKYPGFNMKGRYYTFRRDAVQFFALDTNGNADWEKQVVWLEQELSRSDAPWKVVFGHNPFYSSGHYGVSQTLIKRFTPLFKQYNVQLYINGHDHHYERTHAIDGTTYLTTGSGAGVRPVGRSQWTENSADRLAFAAYDVYPDRIEVSAMGTDKRIFDQGVIKFKSA encoded by the coding sequence ATGAACCTGAAACGCCGTCAATTCTTATTTTTAGGTAGCCTTGGCACTATTAGCACAGGACTTGTAGGCTGGAAGCTAGCTCATCAAAATCATTACATTGCTAATATTGCTAATTCGGCAGTTATAGCCGCCACCCCACCCAAAAAAGACTTATTATTGCGTTTTACCTCGGTTGCAGACACAGGAACGGGCGCTAAAGGTCAATATGCTGTAGCTGGAGCGATGAACTATTATCACCAAAAAAACCCTTATGATTTAGTGGTTTTAGCTGGAGACAACATTTACAACGATGGCGAAATTGAAAAAATCGGTGCAGTTTTTGAGCGTCCCTACCAAGAATTATTGACCCAAGGCGTAAAATTTCATGCTTGTTTAGGTAATCACGATATTCGCACCGAGAACGGTGATCCACAAATTAAATATCCCGGCTTTAATATGAAGGGGCGTTATTACACATTTCGCCGTGACGCTGTGCAGTTTTTTGCTTTAGATACTAACGGTAATGCTGATTGGGAAAAACAAGTAGTTTGGTTAGAGCAAGAATTAAGCCGCAGTGACGCACCTTGGAAAGTAGTATTTGGACATAATCCATTTTATTCATCAGGTCACTATGGAGTTAGTCAAACACTGATTAAACGTTTCACGCCTTTATTTAAACAGTACAATGTGCAACTTTACATCAATGGTCACGACCACCATTATGAGCGGACTCATGCTATTGATGGCACAACTTATTTAACCACTGGTAGTGGTGCTGGTGTTCGTCCTGTAGGGCGTTCTCAGTGGACAGAAAATTCTGCTGACAGGTTGGCTTTTGCTGCCTATGACGTGTATCCAGATAGAATTGAAGTGAGTGCTATGGGTACTGATAAACGGATTTTTGATCAAGGTGTGATTAAGTTTAAATCTGCTTAA